The window CGCCTGCTTCGAGCCGGCCACCGACGCGCAGACCTGGCTGCTGGCCTGGGATCTCGGCCAGTTCCTCCGCCGCCGCGGGGAGTGGCAGCACTCGCTGACAACCTGGCACGCCGCCGCGGACGCGGCCGACCGCGCGGGGACCCGGCGGCCCGGGCGTACGCCGACCGTGCGCTGGCGGCCAGCTACACCCGGCTGAACCGGGACTGTTGCATTAAGTGCATTGAGCGATCCCGCGCGATCTTGACCGGTCAGCCGGTCAGCCGGTCTGCGAGACGGAGTCCGAAGCCGTTCGTCGGACCTTTGGAGGCTCCGAAGACCAGCATCGGATGGCGCTGCAGGCGATCCGCGGGAAGATCTCCGGTGAAGATCACCAACGATCGCTCAATGCAACAGTCCCCGATACGGCCATCGAGTGATCGCTTGCCTCCTGCCGGCCGTGGCGGCCGGCGTTGTGGCCTTTGCGAATGCACTCTTCTCGGCATGTGAGTAAATCAGTGGCGGGCCGTTGCTCGTACCCTCCGCGGGTGGTCGGCGGCGGCAGACGCCCGTCGCAGCTTGGCACCTGACGGCAGGTCACTCCCCCGCCGCCTTGCGCGAAGGCACCGGCGACAAGGCGACGACACAGCCGGAGGGGCACCGGACCAACGACGGCGGACGGCACCACGATTGATTCCACGAACGGGTGGTTGGACGGTGACCCGCGGCCGTGACCTGGGTGGGGCGGGTGGGGCTCGAACCCACGACCGACGGATTATGAGTCCGCTGCTCTGACCGGCTGAGCTACCGCCCCGGGTGTGCTGGATCCCAGCGTAGTGGGTAGATCGGGCGGGGTCGGACGGGTGGAGGTGTGTCAGCGGTGACGAGCAGGTTCGCACAGTGGACGCTCGACGTGCGGGACGTCGGGCGGATGGCGGAGTTCTGGTCGGCGGTGCTCGGGTACGAGATCGACACCGATCCGGACGGCACCACACACCTGCGCCCGCCGGGTGGGGGCGAGCCGACCGTCTGGTTGCAGCCGAGCGGCGGGCCGAAGCGGGGCAAGAACCCCGCGCACCCGGACCTGCGGACCGACGACGTGGCGGCGGAGGTCGAGCGGGTGCTCGCGCTCGGGGCGACGCGGGCCGACGTGGGCCAGCGGGACGACGACCCGTTCGTGGTGCTCGCCGACCCCGAGGGAAATGAGTTCTGCATCCTGCGCTGAGCGAACAACCCTGGTGTCCACCCGGGACGGTCGAGCAGGCTGACGGGCATGGATTTCCTGCTCGTGCACGGCAGCACCCAGTCCCCGCGCGGGTACGACCGGCTGGCGGCGGCGCTCGCCGGCCGCGGTCACCGTACGGTCGCGCTCGACCTGGCGGGCGACCGTCCGGAGTGGACGGCCGCGGAGTACGCCGGGGAGGCCCGGCAGAGCGGGCTGACCGAGCCGGTGCTGGTCGTGCACTCCGCCGCCGGAGCGCTGGCGCCGGCGATCGCCGCCGCCACCGGAGCGCGGCACATCGCCTGGCTGGCCGCGGTCGTCCCCGATCCGGGACGCAGCGTGCTGGACGAGGCCGGCGCCGACCCGGGCATGTTCGGCACCGAGTGGCGGACCTGGACCGCCGGCCTGGAGGAGGAACCGGCCGAGACGGCGTACTTCCTCTTCCATGACTGCGATCTGGAGACGCTGCGCTGGGCACTGTCCACAACGCGACTCTGGAATCCGCGGACGGTGTTCGCGGCGACCGCGCCGACCACCGGTCTGCCGCCGAGCACGTACGTGCTGCCGGTCGAGGACCGGACGCTGACGCCGGAGTGGATGCGGCGGGTGGCCACGGAACGGCTCGACACGGACGCGATCGAGGTCCCCGGCGGGCACTGCCCGCACGTGTCCCGGCCGGAGGAGGTCGCGGCGCTGCTGGACCGCTGAGGCAGACTGCTGCCGTGGTGAGCATCGAGGACGTACGGACGGCGGCGGGTCGGCTGACGGGGGTCGCGCACCGCACGCCGGTGCTGACCTCCCGGACCCTGGACGAACGGACCGGCGCGACCGTGCTGGCCAAGGCCGAGTGCTTCCAGCGGGTGGGCACGTTCAAGTTCCGCGGCGCGTACAACGCGATCGCGGCGCTGGATCCGGAGACCCGGGCCCGCGGCGTGCTGACGTACTCCTCGGGCAACCACGCGCAGGCCATCGCGCTGGCGGCGAAGCTGCACGGGATCCCGGCGACGATCGTGATGCCGCACGACGCGCCCACGAGCAAGGCCGCGGCGACGGCCGGGTACGGCGCCGAACTGGTCCGGTACGACCGCTACACCCAGCACCGCGAGGACCTCGGCTCCGACCTGGCTGCCGAGCGCGGCCGCACGCTGATCCCGCCGTACGACCATGCCGACGTGATCGCGGGCCAGGGCACGGTGGCGCTGGAGCTGATCGAGGACGACGGGCCGCTCGATGTGCTGGTCGTCTGTGTGGGCGGCGGCGGGCTGATCGCCGGCTGCGCCACCGCAACCGCAGCGCTGGGGAACACCCGCGTCATCGGGGTCGAGCCCGAGGCCGGCGACGACGTCCGGCAGTCGCTGCGGGCCGGCCACCGGGTCACGATCCCGGTGCCGCGCACGATCGCCGACGGGCAGCAGACGACCTCCCCCGGCGAGCTGACCTTCCCGATCATCCAGCGGCTGGTCGAGGACGTCGTGACCGTCACCGACGAGGAGATCGTCGCGACGATGGTGCTGGTCTTCGAGCGGATGAAGGTGGTGCTGGAGCCGAGCGGGGCGACCGCGCTCGCGGCCGTCCTCAGTGGACACATTCCTGATATCGCGGGCAAGCGGGTGGGCGTCACGCTGTCCGGCGGGAACGTCGGCGCGGACCGGTTCGCGGAGCTGGTGTCGGGCGGATCAGCCGGCGGCTGACGCCCGGCCAGGACGCCGCCGGCGAGTCAGTCAGCGCTCGCGGCCGGCGCCCGGCGCGACCGGGTCGTCCACAGCACGCCGAGGTTGAGGACCGCGAACAGCCCGCAGATCACGGTGAGGAACCAGACGCCGCGGACCGCCGCGAACACGGCGAGGGCGATCGCCGCCACGGTCAGCACGACGAACGCGAGCCGCAGCCCGGTCGGTACGGGTCCCGAGATGGCACTCACGGGCGAGATGATCCCATCCCGGCCCCGGATGCGCGTCAGGCGGGTCGTTCGTGGACGGTCTCCAGGCCGTCCTCGTCGTCCCACTGCTCCCCCACCGGCTCGAAGCCGAATCCGGCCGCGAGCGCCCGGGACGCGGTGTTGTCCGGACTGATCGAGGCCCGGACCACGGTCACGGCCGGCTCCCGGGCGGCCCGCTCCAGCAGGGCGGCGAGCACGGCCCGGCCGTAGCCGCGGCGCCGGTACGCGGGGTCGATCGCGTACCCGACCTCGACCATCCCGCGCTCGTCCGGCGGGCCGTGGAACCCGGCCCGGCCCACCGAGACCTCGCGCTCGGGATCCCAGACGACGCCGGTCACCCAGGCGGCATCGCCCGGGTTCCCGGTCACCTGCCGGTCGCGCCGCTGCCAGAGCGACCGGTGCTCGGGCCCCATCAGGTGCTCGGTGAGCGGAACCGGGCTGGTCACCGGCGGTTCCCCGGTCGCCAGCGCGCGCAGGGCGGCGGCGTCCAGCTGCACTATCCGTACGGTCGGCACGATCCGACCGTTGCACACCGGGCCGGGCCGGGTAAGGCGACATCGATGAGCGCAGCGACTGTCGGGGCCGGATCGGTGCTGTCCGGGCGGTATCGCCTGATCGAGCTGCTCGCCCACGGCGGCATGGGCTCGGTCTGGCGGGCCGTCGACCTGCTGCTCGACCGGCCGGTCGCGATCAAGGAGGTCCGGCTGCCGGCCGGGCTGGACGACGAGGCCCGCGAGACGCTGCGCCGCCGCACGGTCCGCGAGGCCCAGGCGGCGGCCCGGCTGCGGAACACCGCGATCGTCACGATCTACGACGTGGTCGAGCAGGACGACCGGCCCTGGATCGTGATGGAGCTCGTCCCGGCCCCGAACCTGGACGAGATCGTCCGGACGCGCGGGCCGCTGCCGCCGGCCCGGGTCGCCGCGATCGCGCTGCGGGTGCTGGACGCGATGGTCGCCGCGCAGGCGGCGGGCGTGCAGCACCGCGACATCAAGCCGGCGAACATCCTCGTCACCGACGAGGGCCGGGTCGTGCTCACCGACTTCGGCATCGCCCGGCACGTGGACGACGCGACGCTCACCCAGACCGGCATGCTCATCGGCTCCCCGAACTACCTCGCCCCCGAACGGGCCCGCGGTCGCACGCCGACCGGGCTGGAGCCGGACCTGTGGTCGCTGGGCGCGACGATGTACGACGCGGTCGAGGGGCGGCCGCCGTTCGCGCGCAACGGGCCGCTGCCGACGCTGGCCGCGATCGTCATGGACGAGCCGGAACCGGCCGTGCACGCGGGGCCGCTGCAGCCGGTGATCGACGGGCTGCTGGTGAAGGACCCGCTGCATCGGCTGGACGCCGATCGGACCCGGGCGTTGCTGGAGCGGATCGTGCGGGGGCTGCCGGCGCCGCGGGCGTCGGTCGGGGAGGCGGTGCCGACGCCGGCTTCGGTCGGGGAGGCGGCGGCGTCGGTCGGGGAGGCGGTGCCGACGCGGGCCGAGCCGGTCGCGTCCCGGGATGCCGGTCTGGAGCCGGACGTACGGCCGGAGGCGCGTTCGGACGCGCCTCCGGAGGTGCCTCCGCAACCGGAGCGGCGCTCGCCGGGCCGGCGGCGGGTGCTGATCGCCGGGCTGGTCGTGTTCGTGCTGGCCGTGGCCGCCGGAGTGCTGCTGCCGCGGGCTCTCTCCGGGCGGTCCGCCCAGGTCGCTGCGCCTGCGAGCTCGAGGCCGGCGTCACCGAGCCCGGAGCCGGCGTCGGCGTCGGCGACGGCGACGGCGACGTCCGCTCCCGCCACGACCGCGGCGCCGTCGACCGCCCCGGCGACGACCGCCCCGGGGAGCACCGCCCCGGGGAGCACCGGCGCCGCCGTCGCCGCTCCCGCCGGGTTCACCCGCTACACGGACCCGCGCGACCGCTTCTCCGTCGTCGTCCCCGCCGGCTGGCGCCCGGTCCGCCGCGACACCCGGGTCGACTTCGACGACCCCGCCTCCGGCCGCTTCCTGCGCGTCGACACCTCGGACACGCCGCTGGCGGATCCGTACCAGAACTGGATCGACTACGAGCGGACGTTCCGGCAGGGCAAGGGCGACTACCGGCTGCTCGGGATCCGGCGGGTGCCGGACTACCGGCCGGGCGCGGGCTGGAGCACGGCCGACTGGGAGTTCACCCTCGGCGGCACGCACGTGCTGGACCGCAACATCCGGGTCAGCGACGCCCGCGCGCACGCGCTCTACTGGTCGACGCCGTCGAGCGAGTGGGGTACGGCCGAGAGCAGCCGGATCTTCGCGCTCGCGGCGGCGAGCTTCGTCCCCGCGCCGGCCGGCTGAGCGGTCAGATCGCGGCGATCGCCTCGACCTCGACGAGCTGCCCGGGATAGCCGAGCACGGTCACGCCGAGCAGAGTGGACGGTGCGTCGTGGTCGCCGAACCAGCGCCGGACGACCTCCCAGGCCGCGCCGAGGTCGGCCCGCTCGGTGCTGGCGACGTACACGGTGGTCTTGGTGACGTCGGTCAGCTCGGCCCCGGCCGCGCGGAGGGCGGCGACGAGGTTGGCCATGACCTGCTCGGCCTGGGCCGGCACGTCGCCCGGCCCGACCACCTGTCCGGACCCGTCGAGCGGGCAGGCACCGGCGGCGAAGACGAGCCCGCGCGCGATCGCCGCGTACGCGTAGGGCACCGTGCCGGCCAGCTCGTCACTGCGGATCAGGTCCACCACTCCCCCAGCATGGCGGGTTTGACGGGGGCACGGAACGTCCAATCACCGTCCACTAAGGACGGCGGCGGCAGGTGTAGGCGCCGTACAGCCGTCCGTCGTAGGCCACGTCGAGGATGTCGAAGCCGGCCCGGTCCAGCAGCGGCTCCAGCAACCACCGGTACGTGCTGTGCTCGGTGCGGATGTGGACCGCGTAGTCCTCGGCGGTGTAGCCCTCGGCCGGATCGGTCGCGGCACCGTCGAACCAGTCCTGGAAGACGCCGGCCGCCTCGGACGGGTCGATGTCGTAGACCAGGTCGTGCAGCCGCAGGATCCCGCCCGGGCGGAGGGTTCCGGCGATTCGCGACAGCGCGACGCCCTTCCAGAAGTCGGGCAGCTGGTGCAGCGCGTTGCGGGTGTGGACCGCGTCCGCGGGCGCGCCGGTGTGCTCGTAGCTGAGGAAGCCGGACTGCACGAGCTCGACGTTCGGCGGGGCGATCGGCCGCAGGTGGGCCAGCATCGCCGGGGACACGTCGACCGCGACGACCCGGTCCGCGAACTGTGCGGCCGCCGTGGCGAACCGGCCGGTGCCGGTGGCGAGGTCGACCACGGTCGGGCCGAGCGCGCCGAGCTCGCGCAGCGCGTCCAGGTCCGGTTGCGGGGACGGGTGGCCCTGCTTCCGGTCGTACCCGGCGACGAAGTCCGGGTCGAGGTGCTCGGGTCCCGCGTGCGCCGTCTCGTCCAGCCGCCAGTCGGTCACGCCCGGACGGTATCGCCGCCGGTCGCGGACGGCTCCCGGGTTTCGGCCACCACCCAGTCCAGGTAGGCCGGATTCCCGGCGTTGACGGGCAGGGCGAGCACGCAGGGCACGTCGTACGGGTGGTCGGCGTCGGCGCGGGCGACGATCTCCGGCACCAGCGAGAGCCGGGTGTGCAGCATGACCCGCGCCTCCGGGTCGTCCTGGACGGCGCCGTCCCAGCGGTAGATCGACCGGATCGCCGGGACGATGTGCCCGCACGCGGCCAGGCGGTCGGCGACGAGCCGCCCGGTGAAGCCGGCCAGCCAGTCGGCGTCCGCGGCCGTGATCACGACTTCGCAGCACGGTTCGCTCACGGAACCACCTCCTGCAGTTCTTCCAGCAGGGCAAGGTAACGCCGGACGGCCGGGGTCGAGCTGTCCCGCAGGAGGCCGCCGAGCTCCCGCCCGCCGGCCCGCACCTCCGGCCGGGACTGCCGCGGGCCGGTCAGCGCCTGCGCCCCGTACCGGGCCGCCGTGTCGGTGTCGCCGCGGCGGGCGGCGAGGATGCCGAGCGTGAGCCGGGCCTGGGCGTTGCGCATCGGGGAACGCTCCCGGCCGTCTGCCTCGGTGCCCGCCCGCAGCACCTCGTGCGCGCACGCTTCCGCGAGCTCGTCCGCGCCGACGATCCGGTAGCAGTCCATCGCGAAGAAGCCGATCTTGCCCGGGTCGACGACGAAATGGTTACCCGGATCGGTGATATCCAGCGGCACCGCCCGGGCCTGTTCCAGGGCCAGCCCGACCTGCCGCCGGTCACCCAGCCTCGCCCAGGCCCGGGCCTTCTGCGCGGCCAGCTGCGCCGCCACGCTGTAGTTCCCGGCGACCGCGAGACCACCGTCGGCGGCCGCGATCGCGGCGCGGGGATCGTCCCGGGTGAGCGCGAACCAGGCCGCCATCTCGTACGCCCAGCCGACGATCTCGCCGGCGCCGGCCTCGGTACCCCACGCCAGCGCCTTGCGCCGGCTCGCCTCCGCCGCCTCCGCCAGCCCGAGGTCGTACTCGACGCACCCCACCAGCAACGCCAGCCACCCGGCCGTCGCCACCAGCTCGGGACCCGGCCGATCCCCGATCCGCCCCTGCCACTCCCGCCCCTCGACCAGCAACTCCCCCGCGGCCCGATACGCATAGTCCCGGCACAACCGACCAACAGCCGCCCGGATGCGCTCACCGTCCACTGACGACCGCCATCAGCTCAGTTTCCAGCCCGGCCGTCACCGCGACCACCCCGCTGGATACGAGCGAGTGGTCGGCGCCGTCCAGGTCGAGGACGCGGACACCGGCCTCCCGGGCGACCAGCACACCGGCCGCGGTGTCCCAGGGCTTGTTGCCGAGCATGACGCAGGCGTCGAGGCGACCCTCGGCCGTCCAGGCCAGGTCGATCGTGGACGCGCCGATCATCCGGACCCGCTGGACGCGCTCCGCTAGCGCCGCGACCAGCTCGTGCCGACGGCCGTTGACCCGCTCGGCGTCCGGCCCGAACGTGTACTGGTCGATCGAGACGAGTGCCTCCCGCAGCGAGCCGGTCGTGCTGCCACGCAGCCGCCGGGCCCCCGCGTACGCGCCGCCGTCGGCGACCGCGGTGTAGCGCAGACCCAGCAGCGGCAGGTCGATCACGGCGGCCTGGCTCGCGCCGCCGTCGATCAGCACGAGCGCAATCGCGCAGAGCGGGTAGCTGTGCAGGAAGTTCACCGTGCCGTCGATCGGGTCGAGCACCCAGCACGGTCCGGCCGCCGGGACGCCGCCACCCTCCTCCTCGCCGAGGAAGCCGATGTCCGGCGTCCGTTCCCGCAGGTACGCCCGCACCGACCGTTCGATCGCGAGGTCCACATCGGACGCCGGATCGCGATCCCCCTTCAACCGCAGCCGTTCCGGCGGTCGCGTCCGCAGGAGTTCGGCCGCATCCCCGACCGCCCGCTCGGCCACACCGAGCAAACTCGCCCGATCCCCGGCAGAAATCACGACGCGAGCCGCGACAGATCGAGGTCGTCCTCGGTCAGCGGCTTGACCACCAGTCCCTTGCTGGTCCACGGTTCCCGCGGATCCGCCGCCAGCCGGGCCAGCCAGGCGATCTGACCGTCGAAGTAGTCCCAGTACGGCGTGCCCTCGTCGAAGACGAACGTCGGCCCCTCGGTGCCACGCCTTCCATGTCCGTACAGCGCGACGCGGCAGGACCCGTCGACCTTCTCCATCGCGAACGAGCACGGGAAGTTGTACGTGTAGATCCGCAGGCCGGCCCCCGGAACGACCGGCTCCACCCGGCGCGAGGCGTCGAACAGCGGGCGCAGGATCTCGCGGGTGTAGCGACCCGGATCCTCCATCGCTGCCTCGATCGGCTCCAGCCGGTACCGATCCCGCCGCGACGCGCAGCGCGGATCCATGACGTAGAACGTCACCGGCAGCTCGCCGGCCTTCGTCTGGAACAGCGGCAGGATCTCGTCCCGCGCGTAGAAGTTCCGGGTCAGGCCGAAGACCGTGATCTCGCGCTCGGCGTTCCGGACGCGACTGACGAGGTCGTCGAGGACCTCCGGACCAGTACGGGGCCAGAGGTCCGAGATGCCCGCGCGGGCCAGGTGTCCGATGTCGACGGAGCTGTGGTCGGTGCCGAACCCGAGCCGGTCGGGCCGGGTCCGGTAGAGGCGGCAGAGGTACTCGATCCGCTCGTCGCTGGGCCGACGCTGTTCGTGTTCCCAGCGGCAGAGCTCGGCGTCGCTGATCCGCGGCGGCGCCAGCCCGTCCGACTCGTACAGGGCGTCGAGCCGCGCGCAGACCTCGGCCCGGCTCCAGCCGTGGGCGTACCGCCAGCCCTCGAGCGCGAACATCCCGGGCACCTCGGTCCGGATCAGCTCGACCGTCGCGGCCGGTGTGAGCCCGTCGCGCAGGCTGCGGAGGCGGACGTCCTGGGCCTGGCGCGCCAGTTGTTGCCGCCGCGCACGGCTGAGCGTCGCCACGTTGACACCCTAGGGAGGCCACGATTGACGAGCAACGCCACTCACTCTGGCGAGTACGCCCATTGCCGCGTCAATGCGACAACACCGATGGTAGTCGGAGTACGGGACCCGGAATCGTGAGGAGTGGGCGATGAGCGTACGACCGGTGAGCGAGGCGGCGTTGCGCAACGAGGTCGGACGGCGCGCTTACGTGCGGCGGGTCTGGCTGGGCCTCAGCCAGCAGGAACTCGCCGACAAGGCGCACGTGTCGCGCAACTTCGTGTCGGCGATCGAGCGCGGCGCGCAGGGCCTGGACGTCTGGCGGCTCTGGCGGCTCGCGGAGGCGCTCGGCGGGACGGTGGACTGGCTGGTTGGCGGGCCTGACGAGGTCTTGACCTCGTCGGCGCCCGGTGTGGGGTGAGGACAGCGGCGGATGCGCCCCGGGGAGGGGCGCATCCGCGCGGGGTCAGCGGACCGGGAGGGGAAGGCCCGGGGCGTCGACCCGCTGGTCGAGGCAGGAGACCTTGCCGGTGCCGGCGACCTCGCCGCCGGTGTTGGGGAAGTTGTCCCGGCGGGCGCCGTCGGAGCTGGTGGTGCAGAACTGCTTGCCGAGGAACACCGGGCTGGTGGGGAACTCCAGCGGGCCGTCGTTGCGCCGGCTGGTGGCCGGGTCGACGGGGTTGCGGAAGAACTCGGTGACCGTGTTGTGGGTGTCGACGACCGCGACGGTGTTGCGCTCGTTCGCGTCGACCCAGACCCGGCCGGCGGCGTCGAGCGCGATGCCGTCCGCGCCCTCCAGCGCCGGGTGCTCGACCAGCACGTTGCTCAGGCAGAGCGTGTCGGCGGTGAACGTGGTGTCGCAGCCGACCGGGCTGGTGATCC of the Mycobacteriales bacterium genome contains:
- a CDS encoding VOC family protein, with the translated sequence MTSRFAQWTLDVRDVGRMAEFWSAVLGYEIDTDPDGTTHLRPPGGGEPTVWLQPSGGPKRGKNPAHPDLRTDDVAAEVERVLALGATRADVGQRDDDPFVVLADPEGNEFCILR
- a CDS encoding alpha/beta fold hydrolase, whose product is MDFLLVHGSTQSPRGYDRLAAALAGRGHRTVALDLAGDRPEWTAAEYAGEARQSGLTEPVLVVHSAAGALAPAIAAATGARHIAWLAAVVPDPGRSVLDEAGADPGMFGTEWRTWTAGLEEEPAETAYFLFHDCDLETLRWALSTTRLWNPRTVFAATAPTTGLPPSTYVLPVEDRTLTPEWMRRVATERLDTDAIEVPGGHCPHVSRPEEVAALLDR
- a CDS encoding threo-3-hydroxy-L-aspartate ammonia-lyase, with protein sequence MVSIEDVRTAAGRLTGVAHRTPVLTSRTLDERTGATVLAKAECFQRVGTFKFRGAYNAIAALDPETRARGVLTYSSGNHAQAIALAAKLHGIPATIVMPHDAPTSKAAATAGYGAELVRYDRYTQHREDLGSDLAAERGRTLIPPYDHADVIAGQGTVALELIEDDGPLDVLVVCVGGGGLIAGCATATAALGNTRVIGVEPEAGDDVRQSLRAGHRVTIPVPRTIADGQQTTSPGELTFPIIQRLVEDVVTVTDEEIVATMVLVFERMKVVLEPSGATALAAVLSGHIPDIAGKRVGVTLSGGNVGADRFAELVSGGSAGG
- a CDS encoding GNAT family N-acetyltransferase, with translation MPTVRIVQLDAAALRALATGEPPVTSPVPLTEHLMGPEHRSLWQRRDRQVTGNPGDAAWVTGVVWDPEREVSVGRAGFHGPPDERGMVEVGYAIDPAYRRRGYGRAVLAALLERAAREPAVTVVRASISPDNTASRALAAGFGFEPVGEQWDDEDGLETVHERPA
- a CDS encoding protein kinase; its protein translation is MSAATVGAGSVLSGRYRLIELLAHGGMGSVWRAVDLLLDRPVAIKEVRLPAGLDDEARETLRRRTVREAQAAARLRNTAIVTIYDVVEQDDRPWIVMELVPAPNLDEIVRTRGPLPPARVAAIALRVLDAMVAAQAAGVQHRDIKPANILVTDEGRVVLTDFGIARHVDDATLTQTGMLIGSPNYLAPERARGRTPTGLEPDLWSLGATMYDAVEGRPPFARNGPLPTLAAIVMDEPEPAVHAGPLQPVIDGLLVKDPLHRLDADRTRALLERIVRGLPAPRASVGEAVPTPASVGEAAASVGEAVPTRAEPVASRDAGLEPDVRPEARSDAPPEVPPQPERRSPGRRRVLIAGLVVFVLAVAAGVLLPRALSGRSAQVAAPASSRPASPSPEPASASATATATSAPATTAAPSTAPATTAPGSTAPGSTGAAVAAPAGFTRYTDPRDRFSVVVPAGWRPVRRDTRVDFDDPASGRFLRVDTSDTPLADPYQNWIDYERTFRQGKGDYRLLGIRRVPDYRPGAGWSTADWEFTLGGTHVLDRNIRVSDARAHALYWSTPSSEWGTAESSRIFALAAASFVPAPAG
- a CDS encoding RidA family protein codes for the protein MDLIRSDELAGTVPYAYAAIARGLVFAAGACPLDGSGQVVGPGDVPAQAEQVMANLVAALRAAGAELTDVTKTTVYVASTERADLGAAWEVVRRWFGDHDAPSTLLGVTVLGYPGQLVEVEAIAAI
- a CDS encoding class I SAM-dependent methyltransferase, whose amino-acid sequence is MTDWRLDETAHAGPEHLDPDFVAGYDRKQGHPSPQPDLDALRELGALGPTVVDLATGTGRFATAAAQFADRVVAVDVSPAMLAHLRPIAPPNVELVQSGFLSYEHTGAPADAVHTRNALHQLPDFWKGVALSRIAGTLRPGGILRLHDLVYDIDPSEAAGVFQDWFDGAATDPAEGYTAEDYAVHIRTEHSTYRWLLEPLLDRAGFDILDVAYDGRLYGAYTCRRRP
- the cutA gene encoding divalent-cation tolerance protein CutA; the encoded protein is MSEPCCEVVITAADADWLAGFTGRLVADRLAACGHIVPAIRSIYRWDGAVQDDPEARVMLHTRLSLVPEIVARADADHPYDVPCVLALPVNAGNPAYLDWVVAETREPSATGGDTVRA
- a CDS encoding inositol monophosphatase family protein; the protein is MAERAVGDAAELLRTRPPERLRLKGDRDPASDVDLAIERSVRAYLRERTPDIGFLGEEEGGGVPAAGPCWVLDPIDGTVNFLHSYPLCAIALVLIDGGASQAAVIDLPLLGLRYTAVADGGAYAGARRLRGSTTGSLREALVSIDQYTFGPDAERVNGRRHELVAALAERVQRVRMIGASTIDLAWTAEGRLDACVMLGNKPWDTAAGVLVAREAGVRVLDLDGADHSLVSSGVVAVTAGLETELMAVVSGR
- a CDS encoding helix-turn-helix transcriptional regulator yields the protein MATLSRARRQQLARQAQDVRLRSLRDGLTPAATVELIRTEVPGMFALEGWRYAHGWSRAEVCARLDALYESDGLAPPRISDAELCRWEHEQRRPSDERIEYLCRLYRTRPDRLGFGTDHSSVDIGHLARAGISDLWPRTGPEVLDDLVSRVRNAEREITVFGLTRNFYARDEILPLFQTKAGELPVTFYVMDPRCASRRDRYRLEPIEAAMEDPGRYTREILRPLFDASRRVEPVVPGAGLRIYTYNFPCSFAMEKVDGSCRVALYGHGRRGTEGPTFVFDEGTPYWDYFDGQIAWLARLAADPREPWTSKGLVVKPLTEDDLDLSRLAS
- a CDS encoding helix-turn-helix transcriptional regulator: MSEAALRNEVGRRAYVRRVWLGLSQQELADKAHVSRNFVSAIERGAQGLDVWRLWRLAEALGGTVDWLVGGPDEVLTSSAPGVG